One part of the Desulfurococcaceae archaeon genome encodes these proteins:
- a CDS encoding dihydroorotate dehydrogenase — translation MFRVAEKAGIRRLSSKYYYVEFKLIEPLNADPLPLQFVNVWIPGVDEVPMSIAQYKGGENSISIIFKVVGEGTKALKDVEGFFGIKGPLGKGFDPRHYDKVLFIGGGVGIAPLPYLARYASQYGVVVDAAWGVRGSDMLFNLKEVANDVNEIYYATEDCGTGFCGTATQLAIKLVAENKARWDVVLAVGPGAMLRDLCRLLSSSVNVYVSPEAMVKCGLGACGSCVLKPHPKLLCVDGPVFECAEVIDYLEHVARN, via the coding sequence TTGTTCAGGGTAGCCGAGAAAGCAGGTATTCGTCGCTTAAGTAGCAAGTACTACTACGTCGAGTTTAAGCTAATAGAGCCCCTTAACGCGGATCCCCTGCCATTGCAGTTCGTTAACGTGTGGATACCTGGAGTGGACGAAGTACCAATGTCAATAGCCCAGTATAAGGGAGGAGAGAACAGCATTTCAATAATCTTTAAAGTCGTAGGTGAGGGTACCAAAGCACTTAAAGACGTCGAAGGCTTTTTTGGAATTAAAGGCCCGCTCGGTAAGGGCTTTGACCCCCGTCACTATGATAAGGTGCTGTTCATCGGGGGCGGTGTTGGAATAGCCCCGTTACCTTACCTAGCTCGTTATGCCTCTCAGTACGGAGTGGTAGTTGATGCTGCATGGGGTGTACGTGGTAGTGACATGCTGTTCAATCTAAAAGAGGTAGCTAACGACGTGAACGAGATCTACTACGCCACCGAGGACTGCGGTACAGGCTTTTGCGGCACTGCTACGCAACTTGCAATTAAGCTGGTGGCGGAAAACAAGGCCAGGTGGGATGTAGTACTAGCCGTGGGACCCGGCGCCATGTTACGCGATCTTTGTAGACTGCTAAGTAGCTCGGTAAACGTGTACGTTTCACCTGAAGCAATGGTTAAGTGCGGGCTTGGAGCATGCGGAAGTTGTGTTTTAAAGCCTCATCCAAAGCTCCTTTGCGTAGACGGGCCGGTGTTCGAGTGCGCGGAGGTGATTGATTACCTTGAACACGTCGCTAGAAACTAG
- the pyrD gene encoding dihydroorotate dehydrogenase PyrD gives MNTSLETSIGGVRLSHPVMNASGILGSEPEHVNILVEAGFSAIVTKTFTLEPREGYPPPILVKLESGGYLNAVGLANRGARYIPLLVERAKACGKPIVVSIGGRNAKEFTELAIIVEEAGATAVELNLSCPHVKGHGLDLGSDPSLVYELVKEVASAIKIPVIVKLGLSDRVVDSSGRALEAGAKALTLINAIRAMAIDVYSAKPVLSNRQGGLSGPPIKPIAVRVVFDVYREYKAEIVGCGGISSWKDAAEFILAGAKAVQVGSALLGNRNVANEIVKGLESWTSLLGYSRLAELVGMAHKD, from the coding sequence TTGAACACGTCGCTAGAAACTAGTATTGGAGGGGTGCGCCTGAGCCACCCCGTAATGAACGCCAGCGGTATACTGGGATCGGAGCCGGAGCACGTAAACATCCTCGTGGAAGCGGGGTTTTCAGCCATAGTTACAAAGACGTTTACGCTAGAACCGAGAGAAGGCTACCCGCCACCCATACTCGTAAAGTTGGAGTCCGGGGGATACTTAAACGCCGTTGGGCTGGCTAATCGAGGAGCTCGCTATATACCCCTACTGGTTGAGCGGGCAAAAGCGTGCGGTAAGCCCATTGTGGTGAGCATTGGAGGCAGGAACGCGAAAGAGTTTACTGAGTTGGCGATTATCGTTGAAGAAGCAGGAGCAACAGCTGTAGAGCTTAATTTGAGTTGCCCGCACGTCAAGGGACATGGGCTCGATTTAGGCTCTGATCCCAGCCTAGTGTACGAGCTGGTTAAGGAGGTTGCGTCAGCGATCAAGATACCGGTCATCGTAAAGCTCGGTCTTAGCGACAGGGTGGTGGATTCTTCTGGAAGAGCCTTAGAAGCCGGCGCTAAAGCTTTAACATTGATAAACGCTATTAGAGCAATGGCGATAGACGTGTACTCCGCGAAGCCCGTGCTCTCGAATAGGCAAGGGGGGTTGTCAGGCCCGCCGATCAAACCCATAGCCGTAAGGGTTGTGTTTGATGTCTATAGAGAATACAAGGCGGAAATAGTGGGGTGTGGTGGCATAAGTAGCTGGAAAGATGCGGCAGAGTTCATACTCGCCGGAGCCAAGGCCGTACAGGTTGGAAGTGCACTACTAGGTAATAGAAATGTTGCTAATGAAATAGTGAAGGGGCTGGAAAGCTGGACTAGCCTACTCGGGTACAGTAGGCTAGCAGAGCTCGTGGGCATGGCACACAAG